The following coding sequences lie in one Arachis stenosperma cultivar V10309 chromosome 5, arast.V10309.gnm1.PFL2, whole genome shotgun sequence genomic window:
- the LOC130982147 gene encoding disease resistance protein RUN1-like isoform X4 produces MGGSGKTTLASTVCKKIRTQFEEHCILRVGEVSREGDQGLVNLQNQLLSHLKPKCMVIKTLNQGKDAIKNLLYKKKVLIVLDDVRTTRQLENLAGSRVWFGPGSRIIVTTRDQHLLSSHGVTLFKLYEMKALDTNESLQLFHKEAFKGEKKQEEYLDLSRKFVEYAGGLPLALKVLGSNLCTRSIDEWDEALDKMRKDQDGGIMNILRICYDMLEEGYYKTIFLDIACFFKGWYKDKVIRILKNCGLHPAIGISVLVEKSFITCQKGVLGMHDLLEEMGRMMVMQESKQHLGRSRLSSLDDINQVLKENTGIEKIEGVVLKQQIESYNKDILKDHRAFSKMCKLRLLIILCELHLSRGFKFLPSSLKVLIWVECPLKTLPLGLQLRELVHLQMNNSKVEQLWNGSQVFEKLRVVDLSYSSNLIRIPNISNVPLLEELILDCCISLVEVDQSVGQHKKLEVLSLTGCIKLETLPRKFEMSSLKRLILCGCSNVKSLPEFGESMEYLSVLNLMKCSSLLSIPETVTNLKSLKILNLSGCSKICRLPDNINENWALEDLDLSETSIRVVDSSLFQLENLKKLSFRGCSGPVSNTTTSDSSVSRLTLPPRIPGLPSLAIFDLSYCNLHHELIPDLRHLSSLETLILSGNTELILTHSVAKLPMLHFLEAEGCRQSFDPYVLNFHGEAGLLLDLWKLWKLFKTDYNKLLCQVVDHSYPITYQEIPPNFGKEIFFPIGTRFSELESSASITVDIPNECCEGKWWGIAVFLAFKPLESSTNFPSLKFGWSFGASSTDPEVGSSFLYLSSNAVKAHYDCCLVTMIVSENYIYIQLHHRSYDNVSESKPFSKHRKPNFSENSRVRFSVQGEEINMKECGYHVFGNEDFRNKFSFKLNRESTVTPNSSDSNSTEEMDIILEDETETTSLCDDCIDEESKLVSVNSDHMEADIRIKDSTRGRWKKVSSFMTKKCIFGLKGCKPKKRSHKNNV; encoded by the exons ATGGGTGGGTCAGGAAAAACTACTCTTGCCTCTACTGTTTGCAAGAAAATCCGAACCCAATTTGAAGAACACTGCATTCTTCGCGTTGGAGAGGTTTCGAGAGAAGGAGATCAAGGTCTAGTTAACCTGCAAAATCAACTTCTTTCACATTTGAAACCAAAGTGCATGGTAATCAAAACTTTGAACCAAGGAAAGGATGCCATCAAAAACCTTTTGTACAAAAAGAAAGTTCTCATTGTCCTTGATGATGTGAGAACTACAAGACAGCTAGAGAATTTGGCAGGAAGCCGCGTTTGGTTTGGTCCAGGGAGTAGAATAATAGTTACTACTAGGGACCAACACTTGCTTAGTTCACATGGAGTAACACTGTTTAAATTGTATGAGATGAAAGCCTTGGATACTAATGAATCCCTTCAGCTATTCCACAAAGAAGCATTTAAAGGAGAGAAAAAACAAGAAGAGTATTTGGATTTGTCTAGAAAGTTCGTAGAATATGCTGGAGGCCTTCCTTTGGCACTTAAAGTGCTAGGTTCCAATCTTTGTACAAGAAGCATTGATGAATGGGATGAGGCTTTAGATAAGATGAGAAAAGATCAAGATGGTGGTATTATGAACATACTTAGGATATGCTATGATATGTTGGAAGAAGGTTATTACAAGACTATATTTCTTGACATTGCATGTTTCTTTAAAGGGTGGTACAAAGATAAAGTGATAAGAATATTGAAAAATTGTGGCCTTCATCCGGCAATAGGAATAAGTGTACTTGTTGAAAAGTCATTCATAACTTGCCAAAAAGGAGTTTTAGGGATGCATGATTTACTTGAGGAAATGGGTAGAATGATGGTCATGCAAGAATCTAAACAACATCTTGGACGCAGTAGGTTGTCCTCTCTAGATGACATTAATCAAGTATTGAAGGAAAATACG GGAATTGAGAAGATTGAAGGTGTGGTTTTGAAGCAACAAATTGAGTcatataataaagatattttgaaaGATCATCGAGCATTCTCCAAGATGTGCAAGCTAAGACTTCTCATCATATTATGTGAATTGCACCTGTCTCGTGGTTTCAAATTTCTTCCTAGCTCATTGAAAGTTCTTATTTGGGTGGAATGTCCTTTGAAGACTCTACCACTTGGTTTGCAACTACGTGAACTTGTTCACTTGCAAATGAATAATAGCAAAGTAGAACAACTTTGGAATGGAAGTCAG GTTTTTGAAAAACTAAGAGTTGTTGATTTGAGTTATTCCAGCAATCTGATTCGAATTCCAAATATTTCTAATGTTCCATTGCTTGAAGAACTCATCCTTGATTGTTGTATATCGCTTGTTGAGGTTGACCAATCTGTTGGGCAGCACAAGAAGCTAGAAGTGTTAAGCCTTACAGGATGCATAAAGCTCGAAACCTTGCCCCGGAAATTCGAAATGAGTTCACTGAAGAGGCTCATTCTCTGTGGCTGCTCAAACGTGAAATCACTTCCTGAATTTGGGGAGAGTATGGAGTATTTGTCagttttgaatttaatgaaatGCTCAAGTCTTCTTTCCATTCCAGAAACTGTTACCAATTTGAAGTCACTGAAAATTCTCAATTTGTCCGGTTGCTCAAAAATCTGTAGACTGCCAGATAATATAAATGAAAACTGGGCTTTGGAAGATCTTGATCTTAGTGAAACCTCTATAAGAGTGGTGGATTCATCTTTGTTTCAATTGGAAAATCTCAAAAAGCTTTCTTTTCGTGGTTGCAGTGGACCAGTATCCAACACCACCACCTCTGATTCGAGTGTTTCGCGCTTAACATTGCCTCCTCGTATCCCAGGACTTCCCTCGTTAGCCATATTTGATCTAAGCTATTGCAATCTCCATCATGAATTGATTCCTGATCTGCGCCACCTATCATCATTGGAGACTTTGATTTTAAGTGGGAATACAGAGCTTATCTTAACTCACAGCGTTGCTAAACTTCCTATGCTGCATTTTCTTGAAGCAGAGGGTTGCCGACAATCTTTTGATCCATATGTGTTAAATTTTCATGGGGAAGCTGGACTATTGTTAGATTTATGGAAGTTATGGAAGCTGTTCAAGACAGATTATAACAAGCTCTTATGTCAG GTTGTAGATCATAGTTATCCTATCACGTACCAGGAAATTCCTCCAAATTTTGGCAAGGAGATATTCTTTCCCATTGGTACACGTTTTTCAGAGCTTGAATCAAGCGCATCAATCACAGTGGACATACCTAATGAATGTTGTGAGGGTAAGTGGTGGGGAATTGCTGTATTCCTTGCCTTCAAACCTCTAGAATCTTCAACTAATTTTCCGAGTCTAAAATTTGGTTGGAGCTTTGGAGCTTCCAGTACTGATCCTGAAGTTGGCTCTTCTTTCTTATATCTCTCCTCCAATGCTGTAAAGGCGCATTATGATTGTTGTCTTGTAACGATGATAGTGAGTGAAAATTACATATACATTCAGCTACACCACAGAAGCTATGACAATGTAAGTGAATCAAAGCCTTTTAGCAAGCATCGAAAGCCTAATTTTAGTGAAAATAGTAGGGTGCGTTTTAGTGTGCAAGGAGAAGAGATAAATATGAAAGAATGTGGGTATCATGTCTTTGGTAATGAAgattttagaaataaattctcatttaaaTTGAACAGAGAGAGTACTGTCACACCAAATTCCAGTGATTCCAATAGTACAGAAGAAATGGACATCATCTTAGAAGATGAAACGGAAACAACCAGCTTGTGTGATGATTGCATCGATGAAGAATCCAAGTTAGTTAGTGTTAATTCTGATCATATGGAGGCTGATATAAGAATAAAGGATTCGACCAGAGGTAGATGGAAAAAGGTAAGTAGCTTCATGACGAAGAAATGCATCTTTGGACTAAAGGGGTGTAAACCAAAGAAAAGGTCCCACAAAAACAATGTATGA